The Chryseobacterium nakagawai genome has a segment encoding these proteins:
- the upp gene encoding uracil phosphoribosyltransferase, translating to MLTILSQNFSLVNEWINELRNVQVQDDRMRFRRNMERIGEIAAFEISKGLEVRDVEIQTPLDTIKTREIAVQPVITTILRAGVPLFEGILNYLDRADCGFVAAYRKHDANDYFSIKQDYLTCPNIEGRPLIVADPMLATGASLIEAIKDLLTNGTPTQLHIVAAIASRQGVETVQNAYPEAHIWVGAIDEELTSKGYITPGLGDAGDLSYGEKLQR from the coding sequence ATGCTTACTATTTTATCGCAAAATTTTTCCCTTGTTAATGAATGGATTAATGAACTTCGAAACGTTCAAGTTCAGGATGACCGAATGAGATTCCGAAGAAATATGGAAAGAATCGGAGAAATTGCGGCATTTGAAATCAGTAAAGGATTAGAAGTAAGAGATGTTGAAATCCAAACTCCTTTAGATACCATTAAAACCAGGGAAATTGCAGTACAACCAGTGATTACAACCATTTTAAGAGCGGGTGTCCCATTATTCGAAGGGATTCTTAATTATCTTGACAGAGCCGATTGTGGTTTTGTAGCAGCTTACAGAAAGCATGATGCGAACGATTATTTTTCTATTAAACAGGATTATTTGACTTGTCCAAACATTGAAGGAAGGCCTTTAATTGTAGCAGATCCTATGTTGGCGACTGGAGCTTCCCTGATTGAAGCCATCAAAGATCTATTGACTAACGGAACCCCAACTCAACTTCACATTGTAGCGGCTATTGCTTCAAGACAAGGTGTTGAAACAGTTCAAAATGCTTATCCTGAAGCTCACATTTGGGTAGGAGCCATTGATGAAGAACTGACATCCAAAGGCTATATTACACCAGGATTGGGCGATGCCGGAGATTTAAGCTACGGCGAAAAACTTCAAAGGTAA
- a CDS encoding GNAT family N-acetyltransferase produces the protein MNYSIKKIKITENLPIVDELVGELHISEKEMNNNTADWSQIRDNYLRFMAECEEENEGTFLIAETDGKVIGFLFGYVDEKDDSNFELGEGDDLYVSEGYVKKEYRKQGIYSALNKAFEEMYSDHTIRKIYRFTLCNNDTMQRWLASQGYRPVRIVYEKWL, from the coding sequence ATGAACTATTCCATCAAAAAAATTAAAATTACTGAAAATTTGCCTATCGTAGATGAATTGGTAGGAGAACTTCATATTTCTGAAAAAGAGATGAATAATAACACTGCCGACTGGAGTCAGATCAGGGACAATTATCTCCGGTTTATGGCAGAATGCGAGGAAGAAAATGAGGGTACTTTTCTCATTGCAGAAACTGATGGAAAGGTCATAGGTTTCCTGTTTGGATATGTTGATGAAAAAGATGACAGTAATTTTGAACTGGGAGAAGGCGATGATCTCTATGTTTCTGAAGGATATGTAAAAAAGGAATACAGAAAGCAAGGTATTTATTCAGCTCTTAATAAAGCATTTGAAGAGATGTATTCTGATCATACCATCCGAAAAATATATCGCTTTACACTTTGTAACAATGATACGATGCAGCGTTGGCTGGCTTCGCAGGGGTATCGTCCGGTAAGGATCGTTTATGAAAAATGGCTATAA
- a CDS encoding Pls/PosA family non-ribosomal peptide synthetase, translated as MMKSLILGKISPEFIKDETLPELLVPTFEKYEDKTAFIFKDKKISYAELDSWSNAIALQLQSQGVQPGDCVGVWYPRSLELPVAILGILKAGASYIPLDREMPEDRIKKVFTDINVKTYFSDTDAHIHCRPLSIASQPQEIVPPPAIRSNPDSWAYVLFTSGSTGNPKGIPISHRNICHLIRSEQDFIEIRDTDIVYQGFSVSFDMWCEEVWISLFAGATIWIADATTVKAIDELSYVLTENNITVLHAVPSILAIIDEVPAIRFINTGGEACTKQVQEKWAKPYRIFINSYGPTETTVSSNMVKLNSQEDLTIGPPLPNYHIAIVDENMNILPRGERGEMIISGPGVSNGYFNLPELTEQKFLFNPFPELPGDKIYKTGDAVIIREDGFIDFQGRIDDQIKLRGYRIELGEIETRLNQLQHVSSAAVAVKEDSNGQGQLVGYAVMSNDDSFDENEMRKELAKFLAPYMVPISIVRMKEMPRMPSGKIDRKRLPIPESFTVHEKSDTLKVDTDAPVEERLLQTLKWVFPGKEINLNQDFFTDLGGHSLLAATLVSHLRQKAGIPTASLKEIYENRPLSAYSECLKNKQTQKLSHQEPFHRVSTLQYIACNIAQTISLLVVFALLSIQIFFPYLSYYYFQLNGYGLHYALLSAFLLYTLIPPVYSLIIVLTKWLVIGKIKEGDYPLWGWYYFRWWLWKTIKRLMPSEFIVETPLYPKYLRLLGVKVHPSAQLSLLPIAAEDLVTIDENVNTSSGCSIDNASVENGILRIRKVHIKAHAYLGSSVIVCGDTVIEEFGELQDLSCLNEGGKIGFGEVWNGSPAEKVRVKTGEEVEVPKLSSAAKRNRYALLYSCSLFFFPLLIVLPLAPTLYTLYYLDDRSSDYSFYYLWQAPILSTVYILLFMAVVSILTRILQYNMKPGIYPVYSFTYYRKWIKDQIFNLSLIIIHPLFASIYISKFYRMMGAKVGKNSEISTASDVSHHLLEIGEGSFIADAVILGEHDVRNEKLILSKTTIGNNSFVGNSGLIPQGYELGDNMLIGVLSKAPSEEQLQNSSERDWFGSPPIGLPSRQKSDGFQDNLTYNPSFSLKLARAIVEGIRIILPQTVVIICSVLFIAYTSTYLEGKIFYLLLFAPFYYLGIVALPSFFFTVLLKWICVGKYKKTEMPMYSLKVWLSEGITTIYEALPVQFFLDFLRGTWWLPFFMRFLGVKIGKKVWLNTTDITEFDMVSIGDESMLNEDCGPQTHLFEDRIMKVGGVKIGSQTTINSRTIILYDTEIGNNVNIDALSLVMKGEVLSDNTSWYGSPLRGK; from the coding sequence ATGATGAAAAGTCTGATTTTAGGAAAAATCAGTCCAGAGTTTATAAAAGACGAAACTCTGCCTGAATTACTGGTTCCCACTTTTGAAAAATATGAAGACAAAACGGCCTTTATATTTAAAGATAAAAAAATATCTTACGCCGAACTGGATAGTTGGAGTAATGCGATTGCTCTACAATTGCAAAGCCAGGGTGTACAACCCGGTGACTGTGTAGGGGTCTGGTATCCAAGAAGTCTAGAACTTCCAGTAGCTATACTTGGAATTTTAAAAGCAGGTGCTTCTTACATCCCGCTAGACAGGGAAATGCCTGAAGACAGAATCAAGAAGGTTTTTACTGATATTAATGTCAAAACTTATTTTTCAGATACGGATGCACACATCCACTGTCGGCCATTGTCAATTGCTTCTCAACCGCAAGAGATCGTTCCACCTCCTGCAATCCGTTCTAATCCGGATAGCTGGGCGTATGTATTATTTACTTCCGGAAGTACTGGAAATCCTAAAGGAATTCCCATTTCCCACCGAAACATATGCCATCTGATACGTTCCGAGCAGGATTTTATAGAGATAAGAGATACAGATATTGTCTATCAGGGGTTCTCCGTTTCTTTTGATATGTGGTGTGAAGAGGTATGGATCAGCCTTTTTGCCGGAGCCACCATTTGGATTGCCGATGCTACTACTGTAAAAGCTATTGATGAACTCAGCTATGTCTTAACAGAAAATAATATCACGGTACTTCATGCAGTTCCAAGTATTCTGGCTATTATAGATGAGGTTCCAGCCATCAGATTTATTAATACTGGTGGAGAAGCCTGTACTAAGCAGGTTCAGGAAAAGTGGGCCAAACCTTACAGAATATTTATTAACAGCTATGGCCCAACGGAAACCACAGTTTCATCTAATATGGTAAAGCTGAACAGTCAGGAAGATCTTACAATTGGCCCTCCGCTTCCCAATTATCACATTGCTATTGTTGATGAGAATATGAATATTCTTCCAAGAGGAGAGCGTGGTGAAATGATTATTTCCGGACCAGGAGTAAGCAATGGTTATTTTAACCTTCCGGAACTTACTGAACAAAAATTTCTGTTCAACCCCTTTCCGGAGCTTCCCGGAGACAAGATTTATAAAACAGGAGATGCTGTTATCATAAGAGAGGATGGATTTATTGATTTCCAGGGAAGAATAGATGACCAAATTAAACTCCGTGGCTATAGAATTGAGCTTGGAGAGATAGAGACCCGCCTAAATCAGCTTCAACATGTCTCTTCTGCAGCAGTAGCAGTAAAAGAAGATTCCAACGGACAGGGCCAACTTGTGGGATATGCCGTTATGAGTAATGATGACTCATTTGATGAGAATGAAATGAGAAAAGAGTTAGCCAAATTCCTGGCTCCTTATATGGTTCCTATTTCCATTGTTCGGATGAAGGAAATGCCAAGGATGCCGAGTGGTAAGATCGACCGGAAGCGCCTTCCTATTCCGGAAAGCTTTACCGTTCATGAAAAAAGTGATACCCTTAAGGTTGATACCGATGCTCCTGTCGAAGAAAGATTATTACAAACACTGAAATGGGTGTTCCCTGGAAAAGAAATTAATCTGAATCAGGATTTTTTCACCGATCTTGGAGGGCATTCTCTGCTTGCGGCTACTTTAGTCTCACATTTACGTCAGAAAGCAGGAATTCCGACTGCTTCATTAAAGGAAATTTATGAAAACCGCCCACTATCTGCCTATTCGGAATGCCTTAAAAATAAACAAACACAAAAATTATCCCATCAGGAACCTTTTCACAGGGTTTCAACTTTGCAGTATATCGCCTGTAATATTGCCCAGACCATAAGTCTTCTGGTTGTATTTGCCCTGTTGAGTATCCAGATATTTTTTCCTTATTTAAGCTATTATTATTTTCAGCTTAATGGATATGGGTTACATTATGCTTTATTAAGCGCATTTTTACTGTATACTTTAATTCCCCCTGTCTATTCACTTATTATTGTTTTAACCAAATGGCTGGTGATCGGAAAAATTAAGGAAGGAGATTATCCGCTTTGGGGTTGGTATTATTTCAGGTGGTGGTTATGGAAAACCATCAAAAGATTAATGCCTTCTGAATTTATCGTAGAAACACCATTATATCCAAAATATTTAAGATTATTGGGAGTAAAAGTACATCCGAGTGCTCAGCTAAGTTTATTACCTATTGCTGCTGAAGACCTTGTTACTATTGATGAAAATGTAAATACCAGTTCAGGTTGCAGTATCGATAACGCTTCTGTTGAAAATGGTATTTTAAGAATAAGAAAAGTACATATTAAGGCTCATGCTTATCTTGGATCTTCTGTCATTGTATGTGGAGATACAGTGATTGAAGAATTTGGAGAACTTCAAGACTTGAGCTGTCTGAATGAAGGAGGAAAAATCGGATTTGGTGAAGTATGGAATGGGAGTCCTGCTGAAAAAGTAAGGGTAAAAACAGGAGAAGAAGTTGAAGTTCCTAAGCTTTCTTCAGCGGCTAAAAGAAACCGGTATGCTTTGTTATATTCATGTTCTTTATTTTTCTTTCCGCTTCTGATTGTTTTACCATTGGCTCCTACGCTTTACACCTTGTATTATCTGGATGACCGTTCTTCTGATTATAGTTTTTATTATTTATGGCAGGCTCCCATACTTTCCACAGTATACATCTTATTATTTATGGCTGTCGTAAGTATTCTTACAAGGATTTTACAATACAATATGAAGCCCGGGATCTATCCTGTATATAGTTTTACCTATTATAGAAAATGGATCAAGGATCAGATCTTTAATTTATCACTTATTATCATTCATCCTCTTTTTGCTTCAATTTATATCAGCAAATTTTACCGAATGATGGGTGCAAAAGTGGGTAAAAATTCAGAAATATCAACAGCCAGCGATGTTTCTCACCATCTTTTGGAAATTGGAGAAGGTTCTTTTATTGCAGATGCGGTTATTCTGGGAGAGCATGATGTAAGAAATGAAAAATTAATTTTATCTAAAACAACAATTGGAAATAACAGCTTCGTAGGAAACAGCGGACTTATTCCACAAGGGTATGAACTAGGTGACAATATGCTGATTGGCGTATTGAGTAAAGCTCCTTCCGAAGAACAACTTCAAAACTCATCTGAAAGAGACTGGTTCGGATCTCCTCCAATTGGTCTTCCTTCGAGACAGAAATCTGATGGGTTCCAGGATAACCTTACCTACAATCCTTCTTTCAGTCTTAAACTGGCCAGAGCAATTGTTGAAGGAATCAGAATTATTCTTCCACAAACGGTAGTTATCATATGCAGTGTATTATTTATTGCCTATACCAGTACTTATTTAGAAGGGAAAATCTTTTATCTGTTGTTATTTGCTCCTTTTTATTATTTAGGAATCGTTGCTTTACCTTCTTTTTTCTTCACAGTATTACTGAAATGGATATGCGTGGGAAAATACAAGAAAACCGAAATGCCGATGTACAGTCTGAAAGTATGGCTGAGTGAGGGAATTACTACAATCTATGAAGCACTTCCTGTACAGTTTTTCCTTGATTTTCTTCGTGGTACATGGTGGCTCCCTTTCTTCATGCGTTTTCTGGGAGTAAAAATCGGTAAAAAAGTGTGGCTAAACACTACTGATATTACAGAGTTTGATATGGTATCCATTGGTGACGAATCTATGCTGAATGAAGACTGCGGACCTCAAACCCATCTTTTTGAAGACAGAATTATGAAAGTGGGCGGGGTAAAAATCGGAAGTCAGACAACCATCAACTCCAGAACAATTATTCTATATGATACTGAAATTGGAAATAATGTAAACATTGATGCTCTTTCATTAGTCATGAAAGGAGAAGTTCTTTCAGATAATACTTCGTGGTATGGAAGCCCATTGAGAGGAAAATAA
- a CDS encoding alpha/beta fold hydrolase produces the protein MPNLVLLHGALGHSEIFTPYLDDLSSYFTIHTPLFSGHGNSELPSDGINIEKYTQELAEYCTENNLTDVHILGHSMGGYAALCYAMKHPENVHSIMTLGTKFDWTEEQALKESKMLNPDAILEKIPHYAQTLEKQHGSKWKQLLPAIADLMIDLGKNPPLKNNLATINIPVQIMVGDKDNMVTIDESITVYKELPNAKLAVLPETKHPMDKVRPHLLLNLIKDFWNLS, from the coding sequence ATGCCGAATTTGGTTTTATTGCATGGAGCCTTAGGTCACTCCGAAATATTCACCCCTTATCTGGATGACCTTTCATCCTATTTTACAATTCATACCCCTTTATTTTCAGGACATGGAAACAGTGAACTTCCTTCAGATGGAATTAATATAGAGAAATATACCCAGGAGTTAGCAGAATATTGTACAGAAAACAATCTAACGGATGTGCATATCCTGGGACACAGCATGGGTGGTTATGCTGCACTTTGCTATGCCATGAAACATCCTGAAAATGTACATTCGATTATGACTTTGGGTACAAAATTCGATTGGACTGAGGAGCAAGCTTTAAAAGAAAGTAAAATGCTTAATCCGGATGCTATTCTTGAAAAAATTCCTCACTATGCTCAGACTTTAGAGAAGCAACATGGTTCAAAGTGGAAACAGTTACTTCCGGCTATCGCTGATTTAATGATTGATTTGGGTAAAAATCCACCACTGAAAAACAATCTAGCCACGATTAATATCCCTGTTCAGATTATGGTTGGAGATAAAGATAATATGGTCACTATTGATGAAAGTATAACCGTTTATAAAGAACTTCCCAATGCAAAATTGGCCGTACTTCCTGAGACAAAGCATCCCATGGATAAAGTACGACCCCATTTATTATTGAATTTAATAAAAGATTTCTGGAATCTTTCTTAA
- the der gene encoding ribosome biogenesis GTPase Der yields the protein MSNIVAIVGRPNVGKSTLFNRLLERREAIVDSTAGVTRDRHYGKSDWNGVDFTVIDTGGYDVGTDDIFEEEIRKQVQLAVDEATSIIFMMNVEEGLTDTDYEIYRLLRRSNKPIYIVINKVDSSKEELPATEFYQLGIDKYYTLSSATGSGTGDLLDDIVKDFPTTEYKDPFEGLPKITIAGRPNVGKSTMTNALLDVERNIVTDIAGTTRDSIQTLYNKFGHEFVLVDTAGMRRKSKVNEDLEFYSVMRSIRSIEYSDVVIIMVDATQGWESQDMNIFGLAQKNRKGIVILVNKWDLIEDKQTNTMRDFEKSIKDKIGQFQDIPILFVSALTKQRILKAVELAMEVYEDRKKKIKTSKLNEVMLPIFENTPPPALKGKYIKIKYCVQLPTPSPQFVFFCNLPQYVKEPYKRFTENQLRKQFGFTGVPIEVYFRQK from the coding sequence ATGTCAAATATTGTCGCAATCGTTGGACGTCCCAATGTAGGGAAATCCACGCTTTTTAACCGTTTATTAGAGAGAAGAGAGGCTATTGTAGATTCTACAGCCGGTGTAACCAGAGACCGTCACTACGGAAAATCTGACTGGAATGGAGTAGACTTTACGGTAATTGATACCGGAGGATATGATGTAGGCACCGATGATATCTTCGAAGAAGAGATCCGTAAACAGGTACAATTAGCAGTAGATGAAGCTACTTCTATTATCTTTATGATGAATGTGGAAGAAGGGCTTACAGATACTGATTACGAAATTTACAGACTACTTAGAAGATCCAACAAGCCAATTTATATCGTTATCAATAAAGTAGATTCATCGAAAGAAGAACTTCCTGCAACAGAATTCTACCAATTAGGAATTGATAAATACTATACGCTTTCTTCTGCTACAGGTTCAGGAACAGGAGATCTATTGGATGATATTGTAAAGGATTTCCCAACTACAGAATATAAAGATCCTTTTGAAGGGTTACCTAAAATCACGATCGCAGGTCGTCCAAATGTAGGAAAGTCTACAATGACCAACGCTTTATTGGATGTTGAAAGAAATATTGTAACCGATATTGCAGGAACTACAAGAGACAGTATCCAAACTTTATATAATAAATTTGGTCACGAGTTTGTATTGGTAGATACAGCCGGAATGAGAAGAAAGTCTAAAGTAAATGAAGACTTGGAATTCTATTCCGTAATGAGGTCAATCCGATCTATTGAATATTCTGATGTTGTTATCATCATGGTAGATGCTACTCAGGGATGGGAATCTCAGGATATGAATATCTTCGGATTAGCACAGAAAAACAGAAAAGGAATTGTTATTCTTGTGAACAAGTGGGATTTGATCGAAGACAAGCAAACCAATACAATGCGTGATTTCGAAAAATCAATCAAAGATAAAATTGGTCAGTTCCAGGATATTCCCATTCTATTCGTATCAGCTTTAACGAAGCAAAGAATCTTAAAAGCTGTAGAATTAGCAATGGAGGTTTATGAAGACCGTAAGAAGAAGATTAAAACTTCAAAATTGAATGAAGTGATGCTTCCTATTTTCGAAAATACACCACCACCTGCATTGAAAGGGAAGTATATTAAAATTAAATATTGCGTTCAGCTTCCTACACCATCACCGCAGTTTGTATTTTTCTGCAACCTGCCGCAGTATGTAAAGGAACCATACAAGAGATTTACTGAAAACCAGTTGAGAAAACAATTTGGTTTTACCGGAGTTCCGATTGAAGTATATTTCAGACAAAAATAA